A region of the Clostridia bacterium genome:
CATGTTACTTCTCCTGCCTTTATTCCGCCAAGACCTGACCGGCAAAGCCGTATGGTACAGCCTGCTGGCCGGGATGTGCTCCTTCGGGGGCTATTCACTGCAAACCATCGGCCTGCAGTATACCACTGCCGCCAATTCCGCTTTCATCACCGGATTGTCGGTGGTGCTGGTGCCTGTCATAACAGCGGTGATCCATAAAAAAAGACCTGCCCGGCAGGTCATCTCCGGCGTTCTTTGCGCCGCGGCAGGATTAGGTTTGCTGTCCTTCGGCGCGGGAGCTCCTGCCGCTTGGGCCGGAGCTCCCGCCAGATTAATGTTTAATACCGGGGACCTTTTCACCCTGGGCTGTGCCCTCTGTTTTGCTCTGAATATCATCCTGGTAGCCCGGTATACCAATCAAATCAATACTTTCCTGTTTGCCGCCGGGCAAATCGGCACGGTGGCCCTTTTCAGTATCCTGGCCGGCTGGGGTGCGGAAGGACTGCCCATCACCTTCACTCCCGGCGTGGTAGCGGCCTTGCTGGTCACCGCCATTCCGGCTACTACCCTTGCCTTCTTGTTCCAAACCTGGGCGCAAAAATATACCAGCCCGGCCACCACGGCGGTTATTCTCTCCCTGGAACCGGTTTTTGCCCTGCTTTTCGCCTTGATAGTGCTGGCTGAAATCCCCACCGGCCTCCAACTCTTAGGGGCCGCTTTGATGCTGGCAAGCATGTTCATCGTGGACCAGGGCAGCGCGGCGGACAAAGCCCCGACAGGTACAAAAAAGGTTGGCGCTTAGCCAACCCCAGG
Encoded here:
- a CDS encoding DMT family transporter, coding for MEKRHQANGLLLLVAAIWGTTFVAVKVAIADIPPFTFNAVRFSIAFLSMLLLLPLFRQDLTGKAVWYSLLAGMCSFGGYSLQTIGLQYTTAANSAFITGLSVVLVPVITAVIHKKRPARQVISGVLCAAAGLGLLSFGAGAPAAWAGAPARLMFNTGDLFTLGCALCFALNIILVARYTNQINTFLFAAGQIGTVALFSILAGWGAEGLPITFTPGVVAALLVTAIPATTLAFLFQTWAQKYTSPATTAVILSLEPVFALLFALIVLAEIPTGLQLLGAALMLASMFIVDQGSAADKAPTGTKKVGA